From the genome of Triticum aestivum cultivar Chinese Spring chromosome 3B, IWGSC CS RefSeq v2.1, whole genome shotgun sequence, one region includes:
- the LOC123072112 gene encoding long chain base biosynthesis protein 2d isoform X1, whose product MVRLPYLTALTTLFSYGLLFAFGHFRDFFRRILDAGKSSNLKGYAPICLGYEDFYTRRLYLRIQDCFGRPIASAPDAWFDVVERHSNDGNKTLQRTTKTSKCLNLGSYNYLGFAAADEYCTPRVIESLKKYSASTCSARVDGGNTKLHTELEELVARFVGKPAAILFGMGYVTNSAIIPILIGKGGLIVSDSLNHISIVNGARGSGATVRVFQHNNPAHLEDVLREQIAGGQPRTHRPWKKIIVIVEGIYSMEGELCNLPEIMAVCKKYKAYTYLDEAHSIGAVGKTGRGVCELLGVDPADVDIMMGTFTKSFGSCGGYIAASKEIIHHLKHACPAHIYATSMSPPAVQQVISAIKVVLGEDGSNRGAKKLAQIRENSNFFRSELQKMGFEVLGDNDSPVMPIMLYNPAKIPAFSRECLRQNVAVVTVAFPATPLLLARARICISASQSREDLIKGLEVISKVGDLIGIKYFPVEQEKVASVDKLKKLE is encoded by the exons ATGGTGAGGCTCCCGTACCTGACCGCGCTCACCACGCTCTTCAGCTACGGCCTCCTCTTCGCCTTCGGCCACTTCCGCGACTTCTTCCGCCGGATCCTCGACGCCGGCAAATCCAGCAACCTCAAG GGTTACGCGCCCATTTGCCTGGGGTACGAGGATTTCTACACGCGCCGCCTCTACCTCCGCATCCAG GACTGTTTTGGCCGACCTATTGCCAGTGCGCCCGATGCTTGGTTCGATGTAGTTGAGCGTCACTCAAATGATGGCAACAAGACACTCCA ACGTACCACAAAAACATCCAAGTGTCTTAACTTGGGTTCCTACAACTACCTTGGTTTTGCTGCAGCAGATGAGTACTGCACTCCTCGTGTTATCGAGTCACTCAAGAAATATTCTGCCAGTACTTGCAGTGCCAGAGTTGATGGAG GAAATACTAAGCTGCACACAGAGCTCGAGGAACTAGTTGCACGATTTGTTGGCAAGCCTGCGGCTATTCTTTTTGGCATGGGTTATGTGACAAATTCTGCGATCATTCCTATTCTGATTGGGAAG GGGGGGCTGATAGTTAGTGATTCATTGAACCATATTTCTATAGTGAATGGAGCCaggggttcaggggctactgtccgGGTTTTTCAACATAACA ACCCCGCACATTTGGAAGACGTACTGAGGGAGCAGATTGCAGGGGGGCAACCTCGTACGCACAGACCATGGAAGAAGATAATTGTGATTGTTGAGGGAATTTATAGCATGGAAGGGGAGTTATGCAACCTCCCTGAGATTATGGCTGTCTGCAAGAAATACAAG GCTTACACATATTTAGACGAGGCACACAGTATTGGAGCTGTTGGAAAGACTGGAAGAGGTGTATGCGAACTACTAGGAGTGGATCCAGCTGATGTGGACATCATGATGGGAACATTTACAAAATCATTCGGATCGTGTGGAGGTTATATTGCAGCATCAAAA GAGATCATTCACCATCTCAAGCACGCATGCCCAGCCCATATTTATGCAACATCCATGTCCCCTCCAGCAGTCCAGCAGGTCATCTCTGCGATAAAGGTTGTCCTTGGGGAAGATGGATCTAACAGAG GGGCCAAGAAACTTGCTCAGATTCGGGAGAACAGCAATTTTTTCCGTTCAGAGCTTCAGAAAATGGGTTTTGAGGTGCTGGGAGATAATGACTCACCTGTCATGCCTATCATGCTTTACAATCCTGCTAAAATTCCTGCATTCTCAAGGGAGTGCTTGAGACAAAAT GTTGCTGTTGTGACTGTTGCATTTCCTGCAACGCCACTACTACTTGCCAGAGCTAGGATATGTATCTCAGCTTCTCAATCAAGGGAGGATCTAATTAAAGGGTTGGAG GTTATCAGCAAAGTTGGTGATCTCATCGGAATCAAGTACTTCCCCGTTGAGCAAGAGAAGGTTGCATCTGTTGACAAACTTAAGAAGCTTGAGTGA
- the LOC123072112 gene encoding long chain base biosynthesis protein 2d isoform X2, protein MVRLPYLTALTTLFSYGLLFAFGHFRDFFRRILDAGKSSNLKGYAPICLGYEDFYTRRLYLRIQDCFGRPIASAPDAWFDVVERHSNDGNKTLQRTTKTSKCLNLGSYNYLGFAAADEYCTPRVIESLKKYSASTCSARVDGGNTKLHTELEELVARFVGKPAAILFGMGYVTNSAIIPILIGKVCVNGARGSGATVRVFQHNNPAHLEDVLREQIAGGQPRTHRPWKKIIVIVEGIYSMEGELCNLPEIMAVCKKYKAYTYLDEAHSIGAVGKTGRGVCELLGVDPADVDIMMGTFTKSFGSCGGYIAASKEIIHHLKHACPAHIYATSMSPPAVQQVISAIKVVLGEDGSNRGAKKLAQIRENSNFFRSELQKMGFEVLGDNDSPVMPIMLYNPAKIPAFSRECLRQNVAVVTVAFPATPLLLARARICISASQSREDLIKGLEVISKVGDLIGIKYFPVEQEKVASVDKLKKLE, encoded by the exons ATGGTGAGGCTCCCGTACCTGACCGCGCTCACCACGCTCTTCAGCTACGGCCTCCTCTTCGCCTTCGGCCACTTCCGCGACTTCTTCCGCCGGATCCTCGACGCCGGCAAATCCAGCAACCTCAAG GGTTACGCGCCCATTTGCCTGGGGTACGAGGATTTCTACACGCGCCGCCTCTACCTCCGCATCCAG GACTGTTTTGGCCGACCTATTGCCAGTGCGCCCGATGCTTGGTTCGATGTAGTTGAGCGTCACTCAAATGATGGCAACAAGACACTCCA ACGTACCACAAAAACATCCAAGTGTCTTAACTTGGGTTCCTACAACTACCTTGGTTTTGCTGCAGCAGATGAGTACTGCACTCCTCGTGTTATCGAGTCACTCAAGAAATATTCTGCCAGTACTTGCAGTGCCAGAGTTGATGGAG GAAATACTAAGCTGCACACAGAGCTCGAGGAACTAGTTGCACGATTTGTTGGCAAGCCTGCGGCTATTCTTTTTGGCATGGGTTATGTGACAAATTCTGCGATCATTCCTATTCTGATTGGGAAGGTCTGTG TGAATGGAGCCaggggttcaggggctactgtccgGGTTTTTCAACATAACA ACCCCGCACATTTGGAAGACGTACTGAGGGAGCAGATTGCAGGGGGGCAACCTCGTACGCACAGACCATGGAAGAAGATAATTGTGATTGTTGAGGGAATTTATAGCATGGAAGGGGAGTTATGCAACCTCCCTGAGATTATGGCTGTCTGCAAGAAATACAAG GCTTACACATATTTAGACGAGGCACACAGTATTGGAGCTGTTGGAAAGACTGGAAGAGGTGTATGCGAACTACTAGGAGTGGATCCAGCTGATGTGGACATCATGATGGGAACATTTACAAAATCATTCGGATCGTGTGGAGGTTATATTGCAGCATCAAAA GAGATCATTCACCATCTCAAGCACGCATGCCCAGCCCATATTTATGCAACATCCATGTCCCCTCCAGCAGTCCAGCAGGTCATCTCTGCGATAAAGGTTGTCCTTGGGGAAGATGGATCTAACAGAG GGGCCAAGAAACTTGCTCAGATTCGGGAGAACAGCAATTTTTTCCGTTCAGAGCTTCAGAAAATGGGTTTTGAGGTGCTGGGAGATAATGACTCACCTGTCATGCCTATCATGCTTTACAATCCTGCTAAAATTCCTGCATTCTCAAGGGAGTGCTTGAGACAAAAT GTTGCTGTTGTGACTGTTGCATTTCCTGCAACGCCACTACTACTTGCCAGAGCTAGGATATGTATCTCAGCTTCTCAATCAAGGGAGGATCTAATTAAAGGGTTGGAG GTTATCAGCAAAGTTGGTGATCTCATCGGAATCAAGTACTTCCCCGTTGAGCAAGAGAAGGTTGCATCTGTTGACAAACTTAAGAAGCTTGAGTGA